A single window of Xiphophorus hellerii strain 12219 chromosome 12, Xiphophorus_hellerii-4.1, whole genome shotgun sequence DNA harbors:
- the LOC116729970 gene encoding kazal-type serine protease inhibitor domain-containing protein 1 translates to MLVLLVLVLVPEPLSCRGAPPVRSSIPDPVLDLDLLEEPGGGNGTGFGRCGPCDPELCPEPRGCRAGLVPDRCGCCAECGNLEGQACDPGARARFYGLCGTGLRCQADRAAGGGGGEDEEEEEMCVCEQQGALCGSDGTTYLNLCRFREAAFSDPELRIAETGPCRTAPVIKVAPQDQVNGSGSIMLLLCEVFAFPMALVEWRKDGRDVVLPGDDPHISVQARGGPLRFELSSWLQIEGAEPGDSGTYRCIARNELGSVSASAVLGVLGAGDTHLGGGELILSNLSFLSVRPEEPSSERQQLLDDL, encoded by the exons atgctggttctgctggtcctggttctggttccggagCCGCTCTCCTGCCGGGGCGCTCCTCCGGTCCGGTCCTCCAtccctgacccggttctggacTTGGACCTGCTGGAGGAGCCGGGAGGCGGCAACGGAACCGGGTTCGGGCGCTGCGGACCGTGCGACCCGGAGTTGTGCCCGGAGCCTCGCGGCTGCCGGGCCGGCCTGGTTCCGGACCGCTGCGGCTGCTGCGCGGAGTGCGGGAACCTGGAGGGCCAGGCCTGCGACCCGGGGGCCCGGGCCCGGTTCTACGGGCTGTGCGGTACCGGGCTGCGGTGCCAGGCGGACCGAGCCgcgggaggaggaggaggagaggatgaagaggaggaggagatgtgtgtgtgcgagcagcagggggcgctgtgcgGCAGCGACGGAACCACATACCTGAACCTGTGTCGGTTCCGAGAGGCCGCCTTCTCCGACCCGGAGCTCCGAATCGCGGAAACGGGTCCCTGCAGGACAG CCCCGGTGATCAAGGTGGCCCCCCAGGACCAGGTGAACGGcagcggcagcatcatgctgctcCTGTGCGAGGTGTTTGCGTTCCCCATGGCGCTGGTGGAGTGGAGGAAGGACGGCCGGGACGTCGTCCTGCCAGGAGACGACCCCCACATCTCTGTCCAG GCCAGGGGCGGGCCTCTGAGGTTCGAGCTCTCCAGTTGGCTGCAGAtcgagggggcggagcctggagACTCAGGAACCTATCGCTGCATCGCTCGCAACGAGCTGGGATCGGTCTCCGCCTCGGCTGTACTGGGAGTACTGGGAGCAGGTGACACACACCTGGGAGGGGGGGAGCTTATCCTGTCCAACCTGTCCTTCCTCTCTGTGCGTCCAGAGGAGCCGTCATCTgagaggcagcagctgctggacgACCTCTGA
- the ciz1b gene encoding cdkn1a interacting zinc finger protein 1b isoform X2, with protein MVRQTRRTDRCFLPAVGGGVAKVRFPAGPPAQQAPGSCDARPHSSAAAREKRAADGRSQGGQGSAGGSGEVQLKRARQNGTEAAAALANRNKAPGSCDPGGDGSGSDQQGAAEDSRAAQLQSVASLKVTIQQSSDSREFGPADRTSTALHCHVCNLTCRSPQVFQEHMSGREHLRKLQDITQSIQLNAGPLLDRRRRPQAQRWCDTCQVHFRGDIIVHRRTEQHKVCKQRGRPFCPVCQRHFRTPRKFVEHIKSVEHKEQVQLGDEQEEELITVDALGCFEEEEVEVVDEDEETAPSEVQGSETVDAKESEEEEDEFDPQLTYGSSFVVPVRGFVCRLCNKFFYRETAARHTHCRTHTHFLNLQNHRAQRRREEEEEDEDRSALTS; from the exons atggTCAGACAAACCAGGAGGACGGACAG GTGTTTCCTTCCTGCAGTGGGAGGTGGCGTAGCGAAGGTTCGATTCCCTGCAGGTCCCCCAGCTCAGCAG GCACCAGGAAGCTGCGACGCTCGGCCCCACAGCAGTGCCGCCGCGAGGGAGAAGAGAGCAGCCGATGGGCGGAGCCAGGGAGGTCAGGGGTCGGCTGGAGGTTCAGGAGAGGTTCAGCTGAAGAGAGCGCGACAGAATGG AACTGAGGCGGCTGCAGCTCTGGCCAATAGGAACAAAGCCCCCGGGTCATGTGACCCAGGAGGAG atggttctggttctgaccagcagggggcagcagaggaCAGCCGAGCAGCTCAG CTGCAGAGCGTGGCCTCCCTGAAGGTCACCATCCAGCAGAGCAGCGACAGCCGAGAGTTCGGTCCGGCTGACAGGACCTCCACTGCTCTCCACTGTCATGTCTGTAACCTCACCTGTCGCTCCCCGCAG GTGTTTCAGGAGCACATGTCAGGGCGAGAACACCTGAGGAAGCTGCAGGACATCACACAGAGCATCCAGCTCAACGCTGGGCCCCTGCTGGACAG GAGGCGCCGGCCACAGGCGCAGCGCTGGTGTGACACCTGCCAGGTCCATTTCAGAGGTGACATCATCGTCCACAGACGGACGGAGCAACACAAG GTGTGTAAGCAGCGGGGGCGACCCTTCTGTCCGGTCTGTCAGAGACACTTCAGGACGCCCAGGAAGTTTGTGGAGCACATAAAGTCTGTGGAGCATAAGGAACAG GTGCAGCTGGGGGacgagcaggaggaggagctcaTCACTGTGGACGCTCTGGGCTGCTTCgaggaagaggaagtagagGTGGTAGATGAGGATGAAGAGACGGCGCCATCTGAGGttcaggggtcagag ACTGTTGATGCCAAAGAGTCggaggaagaagaagacgagTTCGATCCTCAGCTGACTTACG GAAGCAGCTTCGTGGTTCCGGTTCGCGGCTTCGTCTGTCGACTCTGCAACAAATTCTTCTACAGAGAGACGGCGGCgagacacacacactgcaggacgcacacacacttcctcaacctgcag AACCACAGAGCTCAGAGACGAagggaagaggaagaggaggatgaagacaGGTCTGCCCTGACCTCATGA
- the ciz1b gene encoding cdkn1a interacting zinc finger protein 1b isoform X1 — protein sequence MVRQTRRTDRCFLPAVGGGVAKVRFPAGPPAQQAPGSCDARPHSSAAAREKRAADGRSQGGQGSAGGSGEVQLKRARQNGQNQSFVSCRTEAAAALANRNKAPGSCDPGGDGSGSDQQGAAEDSRAAQLQSVASLKVTIQQSSDSREFGPADRTSTALHCHVCNLTCRSPQVFQEHMSGREHLRKLQDITQSIQLNAGPLLDRRRRPQAQRWCDTCQVHFRGDIIVHRRTEQHKVCKQRGRPFCPVCQRHFRTPRKFVEHIKSVEHKEQVQLGDEQEEELITVDALGCFEEEEVEVVDEDEETAPSEVQGSETVDAKESEEEEDEFDPQLTYGSSFVVPVRGFVCRLCNKFFYRETAARHTHCRTHTHFLNLQNHRAQRRREEEEEDEDRSALTS from the exons atggTCAGACAAACCAGGAGGACGGACAG GTGTTTCCTTCCTGCAGTGGGAGGTGGCGTAGCGAAGGTTCGATTCCCTGCAGGTCCCCCAGCTCAGCAG GCACCAGGAAGCTGCGACGCTCGGCCCCACAGCAGTGCCGCCGCGAGGGAGAAGAGAGCAGCCGATGGGCGGAGCCAGGGAGGTCAGGGGTCGGCTGGAGGTTCAGGAGAGGTTCAGCTGAAGAGAGCGCGACAGAATGG TCAGAATCAAAGTTTTGTTTCCTGCAGAACTGAGGCGGCTGCAGCTCTGGCCAATAGGAACAAAGCCCCCGGGTCATGTGACCCAGGAGGAG atggttctggttctgaccagcagggggcagcagaggaCAGCCGAGCAGCTCAG CTGCAGAGCGTGGCCTCCCTGAAGGTCACCATCCAGCAGAGCAGCGACAGCCGAGAGTTCGGTCCGGCTGACAGGACCTCCACTGCTCTCCACTGTCATGTCTGTAACCTCACCTGTCGCTCCCCGCAG GTGTTTCAGGAGCACATGTCAGGGCGAGAACACCTGAGGAAGCTGCAGGACATCACACAGAGCATCCAGCTCAACGCTGGGCCCCTGCTGGACAG GAGGCGCCGGCCACAGGCGCAGCGCTGGTGTGACACCTGCCAGGTCCATTTCAGAGGTGACATCATCGTCCACAGACGGACGGAGCAACACAAG GTGTGTAAGCAGCGGGGGCGACCCTTCTGTCCGGTCTGTCAGAGACACTTCAGGACGCCCAGGAAGTTTGTGGAGCACATAAAGTCTGTGGAGCATAAGGAACAG GTGCAGCTGGGGGacgagcaggaggaggagctcaTCACTGTGGACGCTCTGGGCTGCTTCgaggaagaggaagtagagGTGGTAGATGAGGATGAAGAGACGGCGCCATCTGAGGttcaggggtcagag ACTGTTGATGCCAAAGAGTCggaggaagaagaagacgagTTCGATCCTCAGCTGACTTACG GAAGCAGCTTCGTGGTTCCGGTTCGCGGCTTCGTCTGTCGACTCTGCAACAAATTCTTCTACAGAGAGACGGCGGCgagacacacacactgcaggacgcacacacacttcctcaacctgcag AACCACAGAGCTCAGAGACGAagggaagaggaagaggaggatgaagacaGGTCTGCCCTGACCTCATGA